A window of the Cryptosporidium parvum Iowa II chromosome 7, whole genome shotgun sequence genome harbors these coding sequences:
- a CDS encoding Not4hp/Mot2p, RING finger+RRM domains yields the protein MSNIGRQSPSASSFKEKGGTSVVSSRNSNKSQTVSSNTPGPALTKVDYTCPLCMEEMDETDKKFYPCKCRYQICLWCFYHVRDQLDNKCPACRQQYENSLTNRPCDREIEPISKDEGFNWCGNTVSRITNNESNKLQNDNHDTIDHLGKSDDISNLEDMRIIQRNLVYVVGLSYSIAKREILSCENSFGKYGKILNMRILPNNNDTCSAFITYYDELSATKAIKNINGKKMFGQNIIRCSFGTNKYCNSFIRNSVCNNPNCAYVHEIVDPNDCISKSELINFHSSNKFALKPLRELKQNAKNGHEMYNKDRRAIKSKGRRPYSNTNNQNYNSTDKNEDEIRELNEQEVSNKQHDSQEPIEASSNDQNTPTSQETPEECKISQNNHETQSIHEQEQVHLVNEKPNYEYKRENIIGEDNQIENRKIKGIEEDEKIQTSSNTKGGIQIDTNIESFSSINFGSNNLQKAGNGCPVGMHENLQNITQTIPNSIYYYPTPNINQEKEEKPMNLEFHRNNNLHMHEIHMQKFPHPIISNHQLDSHIQFNQAQIQNQLYAIDGAIPQKLVEYNDNINPENDLFELEIKNNIEKMIEETCEGPIHMQDRQNPLISLNSLENGQHFHSIFSNQLGQNCASNNRKTFSDVQAGIIQGIQNRDITEQINVGNSSLESGINILRAMMPHANITIQGQ from the coding sequence ATGAGTAATATTGGAAGGCAGAGCCCGTCAGCCTCGagtttcaaagaaaaaggAGGGACTTCAGTAGTTTCGAGTAGGAATTCGAATAAAAGTCAAACAGTGAGTAGTAATACTCCTGGACCTGCTCTTACAAAAGTTGATTATACATGTCCATTGTGTATGGAAGAGATGGACGAAACAGATAAGAAGTTTTACCCTTGTAAATGCCGCTATCAAATATGCTTATGGTGTTTCTACCACGTCAGAGATCAATTGGACAATAAATGCCCAGCATGTAGACAACAATACGAAAATAGTCTTACAAATAGACCCTGTGATCGTGAAATTGAACCAATAAGTAAAGATGAAGGCTTTAATTGGTGTGGAAATACTGTTTCTAGAATTACAAACAATGAATCAAATAAGTTACAGAACGATAATCATGACACTATTGATCATCTTGGTAAATCAGAtgatatttctaatttggAAGACATGAGAATTATTCAGAGAAATTTAGTATATGTTGTAGGTCTAAGTTATTCTATTGCTAAGAGAGAGATACTATCTTGTGAGAACTCTTTTGGTAAGTATGGTaagatattaaatatgAGGATTTTACCCAATAATAACGATACATGCAGTGCATTTATTACATATTACGATGAATTGTCAGCTACTAAAgctattaaaaatattaatggaaaaaaGATGTTTGgacaaaatattattagatgTTCTTTTGGAACAAACAAATACTGTAATAGCTTTATCAGAAATTCTGTATGTAATAATCCAAACTGTGCTTATGTTCATGAAATTGTTGATCCTAATGATTGTATTAGTAAATCTGAACTTATAAACTTTCATTCATCTAATAAATTTGCCCTAAAGCCTTTAAGGGAACTTAAACAAAATGCCAAGAACGGACATGAAATGTATAACAAGGATAGAAGGGCAATTAAAAGCAAAGGTAGAAGACCATATTCCAATACTAATAACCAAAATTATAACTCTACAGATAAGAACGAAGATGAAATCAGGGAATTAAATGAGCAAGAAGTCAGTAATAAGCAACATGATAGTCAAGAGCCCATTGAAGCATCATCCAATGATCAAAATACACCCACCTCCCAAGAAACTCCTGAAGAATGtaaaatttctcaaaataacCATGAAACTCAATCAATCCATGAACAAGAACAAGTCCATTTAGTTAATGAAAAACCAAATTATGAATATAAAAGGGAAAATATAATAGGAGAGGATAACCAAATAGAGAATAGGAAAATTAAGGGAATAGAAGAGGATGAGAAAATTCAAACCAGCTCTAATACTAAAGGCGGAATTCAAATTGACACTAATATTGAAAGCTTCAGTTCTATCAACTTTGGAAGTAACAATCTCCAGAAGGCGGGAAATGGCTGCCCAGTTGGAATGCATGAAAATCTTCAAAACATTACCCAAACTATTCCAAACAGTATTTACTACTACCCGACCCCTAATATTAACCAAGAAAAAGAGGAAAAACCTATGAACTTGGAATTCCATAGAAACAATAATTTGCATATGCATGAAATACATATGCAAAAGTTCCCACATCCTATTATTTCAAACCACCAACTTGATAGTCATATTCAGTTCAATCAGGCACAAATTCAAAACCAATTATATGCAATAGATGGCGCCATTCCCCAAAAGCTTGTAGAATacaatgataatattaatccaGAAAATGACTTATTTGaacttgaaattaaaaataatattgaaaaaatgaTTGAGGAGACTTGTGAAGGCCCTATTCATATGCAAGATAGACAAAATCCTCTTATAAGTTTAAACTCACTGGAAAATGGTCAGCACTTTCACTCTATCTTCTCTAATCAATTGGGCCAAAATTGTGCATccaataatagaaaaactTTCTCGGATGTTCAAGCTGGAATTATTCAAGGTATCCAGAATAGAGATATTACAGAACAAATCAATGTGGGTAACTCTTCTCTTGAAAGTGGCATCAATATTCTTCGTGCTATGATGCCTCATGCAAATATTACAATTCAGGGTCAATAG